From Tachysurus fulvidraco isolate hzauxx_2018 chromosome 10, HZAU_PFXX_2.0, whole genome shotgun sequence, one genomic window encodes:
- the pkp2 gene encoding plakophilin-2: protein MASDASMFVKTVLALNDSYKTEDTSLALPSEDRLARSAGADEAQRRSRVEQQVQQLTLSRKAKRSMMKGSVSSIQLASTTPSRNGPMKAFQNFDRSGTPGPSRQLVKMNQPHWASLRFPQANRGEYRNVRYDSLGNSFIWRSAGFTLPALRSVSSAERLQRTFPLHASAYSEMLQNNWPLASGCAPKLQLPNKPVYEDYLDDVFLPDSSHFTPFRAEHQRMFSEKQTLLRASSQLGDAAWEMTNMPLVVQDIRQTPETALRRQPSLVKTHTRKTAAIQQEEATADTLNKGNQSTPTTMKMAVNLLADNDPEIQITAANFIQNQCFSSADAKKRLAMLHGIPKLLKLLDSGSDEVQQATAGALRNAIYENNENKMEVKDQDGVTVILHLLKTNRDTETRRQLTGLLWNLSSHDMLKEQLGSEAVKPLTDSVLVPCSGITEGEDPKLELLADPEVFLNATGCLRNTSSSGPNARKSMRDCDSLIDCLVYYIRGTIADYKPDDQALENCVCILHNLTYQYECEVPETVRPLVHESRQTAVDETQRPGCLVRRNTKLSHADDCSESECPLLEEKCNPHGMEWLWNSITIRMYLSLLAISNRHLTQEAALGAMQNLTAGNGGISKVMALTIVQREGGLLQVKKVLQEGEADVKRAAVCLLKNMSRYKELHSDIIKQVLPELIAMLHASDTNTVQPDETTSICQILNNLSQPSVQNARDVLNSGSLPRIIKISSKERHGTTKAGQAASVLLHTLWRHSELHGSYKKAGYRKTDFINNRTVKAVNSARN, encoded by the exons ATGGCGTCCGACGCGTCCATGTTCGTGAAGACGGTTCTGGCTCTTAATGACTCGTATAAAACCGAGGACACCAGTTTGGCTTTACCTTCTGAGGACAGGTTAGCTCGCTCTGCTGGCGCTGACGAGGCGCAACGGAGGAGTCGAGTGGAGCAACAAGTGCAGCAGCTCACTCTGTCTCGGAAAGCAAAACGGTCCATGATGAAAG GTAGTGTATCCAGCATCCAGTTAGCCAGTACAACACCTTCCAGAAATGGGCCTATGAAG GCTTTCCAGAATTTTGACCGCAGTGGCACTCCAGGACCAAGCAGACAGCTGGTTAAGATGAACCAGCCTCATTGGGCAAGTCTGAGGTTTCCCCAGGCTAATAGAGGAGAGTACAGGAATGTTAGATACGACTCATTAGGAAACAGCTTTATCTGGAGATCTGCGGGTTTTACTCTCCCGGCGCTGCGATCCGTGTCTTCGGCCGAACGTCTCCAGAGAACCTTCCCTCTGCATGCCTCCGCCTATTCCGAGATGCTCCAAAACAACTGGCCGCTTGCTTCAGGCTGCGCCCCTAAGCTTCAGCTTCCTAACAAGCCTGTCTACGAGGACTATCTGGATGATGTCTTTCTGCCTGACAGCTCACACTTCACCCCATTCAGAGCAGAGCATCAGAGAATGTTTTCGGAGAAACAGACTCTTCTGAGAGCATCCAGTCAGCTCGGAGATGCAGCGTGGGAGATGACGAACATGCCCCTGGTGGTTCAGGACATCAGGCAGACACCGGAGACAGCCTTGAGAAGACAACCTTCATTGGTCAagacacacacaagaaagaCGGCAGCGATCCAACAGGAAGAAGCAACAGCTGACACACTAAA TAAGGGAAACCAAAGTACACCGACCACAATGAAGATGGCTGTAAATCTCCTCGCAGATAACGACCCGGAAATTCAGATCACTGCTGCAAACTTCATACAGAACCAGTGTTTCAGCAGCGCGGATGCTAAGAAAAGG CTGGCTATGCTTCATGGGATCCCAAAGCTTTTGAAGCTCCTTGACTCGGGCAGTGATGAGGTGCAGCAAGCTACAGCCGGTGCATTGAGAAACGCCATCTACGAGAACAACGAGAACAAGATGGAGGTGAAGGACCAGGATGGTGTCACTGTGATCCTGCATCTGCTCAAGACAAACCGCGACACTGAAACCCGGCGGCAGCTCACAG GGTTGCTATGGAACTTGTCCTCTCATGACATGTTGAAGGAGCAGCTTGGAAGCGAAGCTGTAAAACCCCTCACTGACTCTGTCCTCGTGCCATGCTCGGGTATCACCGAGGGTGAAGATCCAAAACTGGAGCTACTGGCAGATCCTGAGGTCTTCCTTAATGCTACAGGCTgcctgag aaacacGAGTTCATCAGGACCGAACGCACGCAAGTCCATGAGGGACTGCGACAGCCTTATTGACTGCCTTGTTTATTACATCCGCGGAACCATTGCAGATTATAAACCCGACGATCAG GCCTTAGAGAATTGTGTGTGCATCTTACATAACCTTACCTATCAGTACGAGTGTGAGGTTCCTGAAACAGTCAGGCCACTGGTGCACGAGTCCAGACAGACAGCTGTTGATGAGACCCAGAGACCTGGCTGCTTGGTCAGGAGAAACACCAAACTCTCCCACGCAGATGac TGCTCGGAATCCGAATGCCCTCTGCTGGAGGAGAAGTGTAACCCGCACGGCATGGAGTGGCTGTGGAACAGCATCACCATCCGCATGTACCTGTCTCTTCTTGCTATCAGCAACCGGCATCTCACACAGGAAGCAGCTTTAGGAGCCATGCAGAACTTGACAGCTGGAAACGGAGGG ATTTCCAAGGTTATGGCGCTCACCATTGTGCAGAGAGAAGGAGGCCTACTGCAAGTGAAGAAGGTGCTGCAAGAAGGGGAGGCTGACGTGAAGAGAGCCGCCGTGTGTCTGCTCAAAAACATGTCCCGTTACAAGGAGCTGCATTCAGACATCA TTAAACAGGTGCTGCCAGAGCTGATTGCCATGCTTCACGCCTCAGACACCAATACAGTTCAGCCCGATGAGACCACCTCTATCTGTCAGATTCTCAACAACCTGAGCCAGCCGTCCGTACAGAACGCTCGTGACGTcctcaacagtggcagccttCCCAGGATCATCAAGATCAGCAGCAAAGAGAG GCATGGAACCACGAAGGCTGGTCAGGCTGCTAGTGTTCTGCTGCACACTCTGTGGAGACACTCTGAACTTCATGGTAGCTACAAGAAG GCTGGTTACAGGAAGACAGATTTCATCAACAACCGGACTGTGAAGGCAGTGAATTCAGCTCGTAACTGA